Proteins found in one Maridesulfovibrio sp. genomic segment:
- a CDS encoding HD domain-containing phosphohydrolase — translation MPSKTIKIFKRIFSIKNLLIVLLILTVAGGTYKTVNYLWKEKGNAVHDDLKQYQQAVVENESEMLSSQLVNFVVRGKELARSRIFRIAMDSLNSPDKEEVSKALEDLKNFVKVCGFSAGFLFEPDGNIYASTVGPDESIRNEYKEAVQNTLHSRTPIFSPLQGINNGLVTYLFVPVYDAYATSTSEPPSHILMLEVPMTHILRAFLGSERTFKYKSSIHLIQQKGKTSEEIVFSYPESLKLQSMKVSLDGVSEVDFGVRTALSMTNQVYSSAEFIPVVNWWVMIETDVAVPNRIFTVYRHETILFGIISLAAIIFFILTIRFIASTRKYHRKSSRLEEKIPALQKELQLLRIVNNALPEPISLKKSDSGTFLHVNKSFADFTGLGKSETLNLTDNQVFDHKEAEALSHGDQMVNMSNSSYSEEMTLTRGIYTSTMQVTFLPCSIEKDGDSILTVFRDVTTEKNAAQKSIEVRQQVINALIRAVESVPFLDGHTSLMRKLALEIAETLLLSDADCATVEAAAILSQVGKTFVPKEIMEKEGKLTPEEIKETQRYIEHTCKILEGVEFDLPIIPTIWQMQETLDGTGYPNGLEGKKISTLARILGVTNTFSALVQKRSYRKAKTARQAVEILQSMADKKYDSTVIEALGAVIETQAGKIILQESHVEI, via the coding sequence ATGCCGAGTAAAACCATTAAAATATTTAAACGCATCTTCAGTATAAAAAATCTGTTAATTGTACTGCTTATCTTAACGGTGGCAGGTGGCACTTATAAGACAGTGAACTATCTCTGGAAAGAAAAAGGGAATGCTGTCCATGACGATCTGAAACAATATCAGCAGGCAGTTGTTGAGAATGAATCCGAAATGCTGTCTTCGCAATTGGTGAATTTTGTTGTGCGCGGAAAAGAACTTGCCCGCTCACGAATTTTCAGAATTGCAATGGACAGCTTGAACTCACCGGATAAGGAAGAAGTCTCCAAGGCTCTTGAGGACCTGAAAAACTTTGTAAAGGTCTGCGGTTTTTCAGCTGGATTTCTTTTTGAACCGGATGGAAACATCTATGCTTCAACTGTGGGACCGGACGAAAGTATCCGCAATGAATACAAGGAAGCAGTGCAGAACACCCTGCATAGCCGCACCCCTATATTTTCCCCTTTGCAAGGCATAAATAACGGCCTTGTGACCTACTTATTCGTTCCGGTATACGACGCATACGCCACCAGCACTTCAGAACCTCCGTCGCATATACTTATGCTTGAAGTCCCCATGACCCACATTCTGCGAGCTTTTCTGGGATCAGAAAGAACTTTTAAATACAAAAGCTCAATTCACCTTATACAACAGAAGGGAAAAACCAGCGAAGAGATCGTTTTCAGCTACCCGGAAAGCCTGAAGCTGCAATCCATGAAAGTTTCTTTAGACGGGGTCAGTGAGGTCGATTTCGGAGTAAGAACCGCACTTTCAATGACCAATCAGGTCTACTCTTCCGCAGAATTCATACCCGTTGTAAACTGGTGGGTAATGATCGAAACTGACGTGGCTGTGCCCAATAGGATTTTCACTGTTTACCGACACGAGACTATCCTTTTCGGAATTATTTCCCTTGCCGCGATAATTTTCTTTATCCTGACAATAAGATTCATTGCATCTACACGAAAATACCATCGTAAAAGTTCCAGACTGGAAGAAAAAATACCTGCTCTGCAAAAGGAACTGCAACTTCTGCGAATAGTAAATAACGCCCTGCCGGAACCAATAAGCCTGAAAAAAAGTGATAGCGGAACCTTCCTGCATGTAAATAAATCATTTGCGGATTTTACCGGACTGGGAAAAAGCGAAACCCTGAATCTGACCGACAATCAGGTTTTCGACCATAAGGAAGCGGAAGCACTTTCCCACGGCGATCAGATGGTCAATATGTCCAACAGCTCCTATAGCGAAGAAATGACTCTGACCCGAGGCATCTATACCTCGACCATGCAGGTAACCTTCCTCCCCTGCTCAATTGAGAAAGACGGAGACTCAATACTCACGGTATTCCGCGATGTCACTACGGAAAAAAACGCAGCCCAGAAGAGTATTGAAGTCCGCCAGCAGGTTATCAATGCGCTTATCAGGGCAGTTGAAAGTGTTCCATTTCTTGATGGTCATACATCGCTGATGCGTAAGCTGGCCCTTGAAATTGCAGAAACTCTTTTATTAAGTGATGCCGACTGCGCCACGGTAGAAGCGGCTGCCATTCTTTCACAGGTGGGCAAGACCTTTGTTCCTAAAGAAATAATGGAAAAAGAAGGTAAACTTACTCCCGAAGAAATCAAAGAAACCCAAAGATATATCGAACATACATGTAAAATTTTGGAAGGAGTTGAATTCGACCTTCCCATCATCCCAACCATATGGCAAATGCAGGAAACACTCGACGGTACCGGCTACCCCAACGGCCTCGAAGGCAAAAAGATATCCACTCTGGCCAGAATCCTCGGTGTAACCAACACCTTCAGCGCACTGGTTCAGAAACGTTCATACAGAAAAGCAAAAACTGCTCGACAAGCCGTTGAAATACTGCAAAGCATGGCCGACAAAAAATACGACAGTACGGTAATTGAAGCTCTCGGTGCGGTAATTGAAACTCAGGCCGGAAAAATAATTCTGCAGGAAAGTCATGTTGAAATTTAA
- a CDS encoding HlyD family type I secretion periplasmic adaptor subunit, which yields MGKNWKHNLLWSLEKSLGNCIVLLLIIAFMTIFIVWAHNSMIEKTVRAQGVVETNLTDKIVGHFEGGVVEKIFVKEGDTVRKDQELMAIANTNITEKRNKSLIKMKRLQAKLDRLIAESKDDTDQFSVKASNPEQKSEIQFARFRRDALNEKINILKTQIQQSRAALSASEKHVKNLLDEQKVLKEQFDMLEPMVKKGIGSRQLLLQRKTELAKITTSIAEIYNKRDEYSLEIRELEQRINQEHLDFYRDIREEINQVTSELKSVREELNAANEQIVRSVIRSPIDGTIYKLTANTVGGIVRSGQALAEIVPLDATIRIEGKVQPRDRTKIWNGMMAKIRPSSYEFSEKTMLKAKIVNISAKTYFDDLTRTWYYRVIFNTVREDAGKVKEFLPGMIVEVNILSGEESILEYLLSPITRGMRGALSEHSTR from the coding sequence ATGGGTAAAAACTGGAAACATAATCTACTCTGGTCTTTAGAGAAAAGCCTCGGAAACTGCATAGTTCTCTTGCTCATTATTGCTTTCATGACCATATTCATTGTATGGGCTCACAACAGCATGATCGAAAAAACTGTTCGCGCTCAAGGTGTTGTCGAGACCAACCTGACTGATAAAATTGTTGGTCATTTTGAAGGTGGTGTTGTTGAAAAGATTTTCGTTAAAGAAGGCGATACTGTCCGTAAGGATCAGGAATTAATGGCTATCGCCAATACCAATATAACCGAAAAGAGAAACAAATCACTCATCAAGATGAAACGGTTGCAGGCCAAACTGGACCGCCTGATTGCTGAGAGTAAAGATGATACAGATCAATTTTCAGTCAAAGCATCCAACCCGGAACAAAAAAGCGAAATCCAATTCGCCCGCTTCCGGCGCGATGCTCTGAATGAAAAGATCAACATCCTCAAAACCCAGATCCAGCAATCTAGAGCTGCTCTCTCCGCCAGTGAAAAGCATGTAAAAAACCTGCTGGACGAGCAGAAGGTTCTCAAAGAACAATTTGATATGCTGGAACCAATGGTAAAAAAAGGCATCGGTTCCCGGCAATTGCTTCTGCAACGCAAAACCGAATTGGCAAAAATAACTACCAGTATTGCTGAAATATACAACAAAAGAGACGAATATTCCCTCGAAATACGAGAACTTGAACAACGCATCAATCAGGAGCATCTAGATTTTTATCGCGACATCCGTGAAGAAATTAATCAGGTAACCTCGGAACTGAAGTCGGTTCGTGAAGAACTGAATGCCGCTAATGAACAGATTGTCCGCAGCGTCATTCGTTCCCCGATCGACGGAACCATATATAAACTGACCGCAAATACTGTAGGCGGTATTGTCCGTTCCGGACAGGCACTGGCCGAGATTGTACCCTTGGATGCGACAATCCGTATTGAAGGAAAGGTTCAACCTCGTGACCGTACCAAAATATGGAACGGGATGATGGCTAAAATTCGTCCGTCATCCTACGAATTTTCCGAAAAAACCATGCTCAAAGCCAAGATTGTCAACATCTCGGCCAAAACCTATTTTGATGACCTCACCCGCACATGGTACTACAGGGTTATTTTCAATACGGTAAGGGAAGACGCAGGCAAAGTGAAAGAATTCCTGCCGGGCATGATAGTTGAAGTTAATATTCTATCCGGTGAAGAAAGCATTCTTGAATACCTGCTTTCACCTATCACAAGAGGCATGCGCGGAGCCCTCTCTGAACACAGTACCCGTTAG
- a CDS encoding ATP-binding cassette domain-containing protein → MNTAKKTPVTPKEPENKVKTDTIETQTTREQDNNDSKNNNFDPDENIGLFNPGEDEKGASITSCLKKIADKYGIVVTGSSLQLGSSSPISEYLRLQADNMGMESTIKPLPYKIDEDMLPLIVQYTDGSFALLEEKVGRRLTLWNGKQEIIRNRKSEFSEFKDWSCCLKPIFETDRIPFLSLHWFLGQIGKMWPMYSQVIMATVLIHCFTLVIPLLMGIFYDRILPNLAENSLRVLVTGAILVLAFDYILKNVRTSLVEKAALRVEQDAEPQLLSLFLDTTYSRLPVSAGHMTHAVQEFSRIKSLFTTQLVVGSIDFFFLFFFLFIIYLNSGMLFIVPAVTSFLVLIVAIVYGFYIDANVSAQSKLQSRKTSFLNEIFNGVESIKITNAARLFVSRWASEIEKSGEMASQYRLAQSRCSMTTGFLGQLNSAGLLIVAFFLIKSGHMSSGGLLATMVLSGRCIAVSASVSNLITSYLFARRSYKDLRQILTLDKESTETRQFKIQQLGGGVRFDSVSFRYQPASPYALENVSFETKPGEKVGIIGPMGSGKSTLLKLLSGLADPNEGLIMLDGHNMAHLNIEKVREFVGVVPQSPVLFHGTLELNLLMGSRTATQKSLKQALTISGIDKFISMHPLGLKMPILEGGKNLSRGQRQAIAVARALISSPPLLLLDEPTSSMDSTQERKLINQIKETMADKSIFVVTHRPQILEVVDRIMVVDQGRIIADGPRDQIIQKLSSPAPTK, encoded by the coding sequence TTGAATACAGCAAAAAAAACGCCTGTCACCCCGAAGGAACCTGAAAATAAGGTAAAAACAGACACCATCGAGACTCAAACAACTCGCGAGCAGGATAATAACGATTCCAAGAACAATAACTTTGATCCTGATGAAAACATAGGACTTTTCAATCCCGGAGAAGATGAAAAGGGAGCCTCGATAACCTCCTGTTTAAAAAAAATTGCAGACAAATACGGGATAGTTGTGACCGGCAGCTCCCTGCAACTTGGCAGTTCATCTCCCATAAGTGAATACTTGCGCCTTCAGGCGGATAACATGGGAATGGAATCGACCATCAAACCTCTTCCCTATAAGATAGATGAAGATATGCTGCCGCTCATCGTGCAATACACAGACGGCAGTTTTGCACTGCTGGAAGAAAAAGTGGGAAGAAGGCTGACCCTTTGGAACGGAAAGCAGGAAATCATCCGCAATAGAAAATCTGAATTTTCCGAATTCAAAGATTGGTCCTGCTGTCTTAAGCCTATCTTTGAGACAGATAGGATTCCTTTTTTAAGTTTACACTGGTTCTTGGGACAAATAGGCAAAATGTGGCCCATGTATTCACAAGTGATTATGGCCACCGTACTCATCCATTGCTTCACGCTTGTCATACCGCTGTTGATGGGTATTTTTTATGACCGAATTCTGCCCAACCTTGCAGAAAATTCACTGCGGGTTCTTGTTACCGGAGCAATTCTCGTGTTGGCCTTTGACTATATTCTCAAAAACGTGCGGACCTCCCTTGTGGAAAAAGCGGCCCTGCGCGTAGAACAGGATGCAGAGCCACAATTATTATCACTTTTTCTGGATACAACATATTCGAGATTACCTGTTTCAGCCGGGCACATGACTCACGCTGTACAGGAATTTTCACGCATTAAATCTCTCTTCACTACCCAGCTTGTGGTCGGATCAATTGATTTTTTCTTTTTATTTTTCTTCCTGTTCATCATCTACCTGAACAGCGGAATGCTTTTTATTGTTCCGGCTGTCACCTCATTTCTTGTGCTTATTGTGGCTATAGTCTACGGATTTTATATTGATGCCAACGTATCCGCCCAGAGTAAATTGCAATCGCGCAAGACATCGTTTTTAAATGAAATTTTTAATGGTGTTGAGTCTATTAAAATTACCAATGCAGCAAGACTCTTTGTTTCACGCTGGGCTTCGGAGATCGAAAAATCAGGAGAAATGGCCTCTCAGTACCGTCTGGCCCAATCCCGCTGCTCCATGACAACCGGATTTCTGGGACAGCTTAATTCTGCAGGTCTGTTAATTGTTGCGTTTTTCCTGATCAAAAGCGGGCACATGAGCAGCGGCGGACTACTCGCAACCATGGTTCTTTCCGGTCGCTGTATCGCTGTCTCCGCCAGCGTATCTAATTTGATAACATCCTATCTTTTCGCGCGTCGCTCGTATAAGGACCTGCGTCAAATTCTGACACTGGACAAAGAAAGCACCGAAACGCGCCAATTCAAAATACAGCAACTTGGTGGCGGGGTCCGTTTCGACAGTGTCTCCTTCCGTTATCAGCCAGCATCCCCCTACGCTCTAGAAAATGTATCCTTTGAAACCAAACCGGGGGAAAAAGTCGGTATAATCGGCCCCATGGGCAGCGGTAAAAGCACCCTGCTCAAACTGCTATCCGGTTTAGCCGACCCAAATGAAGGGCTGATTATGCTTGACGGGCATAATATGGCCCACCTGAATATTGAAAAAGTGCGTGAATTTGTGGGCGTTGTTCCACAATCTCCGGTACTCTTTCATGGCACACTTGAACTGAACCTGCTTATGGGCTCACGTACCGCCACCCAAAAATCACTGAAACAGGCTCTTACCATTTCCGGCATTGATAAATTCATTTCCATGCATCCACTGGGGCTGAAAATGCCAATCCTAGAGGGAGGTAAAAACCTTTCCAGAGGCCAGCGGCAGGCCATCGCAGTCGCACGTGCCTTGATAAGCTCTCCGCCGCTGCTGCTCCTTGACGAGCCAACCAGCTCCATGGACTCCACGCAGGAAAGAAAGCTTATCAACCAGATTAAGGAAACCATGGCCGATAAATCCATTTTTGTAGTTACCCACAGGCCACAGATTCTTGAAGTTGTAGACCGGATAATGGTTGTGGATCAGGGACGCATTATTGCTGACGGCCCACGTGATCAGATAATCCAAAAACTTTCCAGTCCGGCACCGACTAAGTAG
- a CDS encoding LytTR family DNA-binding domain-containing protein: MPSIQNIRCILVDDETPALDELSFLLSDYNDIDIVGTATSATKGIELITEKQPDLVFLDIQMPGKNGFHVLHEIMQLPEPPLVIFATAYDEYALQAFEENAVDYILKPLSRERLRKSIQRIRCLAYENCTEKVELPDMTALLHTMGIGTKVLRISVEASGRIMLIDPSDVILCRVEDRKIMIYTREAIFPCYGDKTLDKLEERLQGQPFFRTNRKEMVNLNHVRDFAPWFNGKYVVTMKHIEDQEIIISKGRVKDFRQHLGLV, encoded by the coding sequence ATGCCCAGCATCCAAAATATACGCTGTATACTTGTCGATGATGAAACTCCGGCTCTTGATGAGCTTAGTTTTTTACTCTCCGATTATAACGATATCGATATCGTAGGCACTGCCACATCCGCGACCAAAGGAATCGAGCTGATTACTGAAAAACAACCTGACCTTGTTTTTCTGGATATACAGATGCCCGGCAAAAACGGGTTCCATGTGCTACATGAGATTATGCAACTCCCCGAACCACCGCTTGTTATCTTTGCCACCGCATATGACGAATACGCATTGCAGGCCTTTGAAGAAAATGCCGTGGACTACATCCTCAAGCCTCTTTCCCGTGAGAGACTGAGAAAAAGCATCCAACGGATTCGCTGCTTGGCTTATGAGAATTGCACGGAAAAAGTAGAGTTACCGGATATGACTGCTCTACTTCACACCATGGGCATAGGCACAAAAGTGTTGCGCATCTCAGTGGAAGCAAGCGGACGTATAATGCTTATTGATCCCTCCGATGTAATCCTCTGCCGGGTGGAAGACCGCAAGATCATGATCTACACGAGGGAGGCTATTTTTCCCTGCTATGGTGATAAAACTCTGGACAAGCTTGAAGAACGCTTGCAGGGACAACCTTTTTTCCGCACCAATCGAAAAGAAATGGTCAACCTGAACCATGTGAGGGATTTCGCACCATGGTTTAACGGTAAATATGTGGTAACAATGAAGCATATTGAAGATCAGGAAATCATTATCAGCAAAGGTCGGGTTAAAGATTTCCGTCAACATTTAGGATTAGTTTGA